A window of Tripterygium wilfordii isolate XIE 37 chromosome 7, ASM1340144v1, whole genome shotgun sequence contains these coding sequences:
- the LOC120001625 gene encoding transcription factor TGA9-like isoform X1: MASHRVANTGFSDSGPSNHHLPYTILHGINSASSSFINQEGSTFDFGELEEAIVLQGIRNDESKAPLLTSTRPAATLEMFPSWPIRFQQTPRVPSSKSGGESTDSGSAANTLSSKADQATRLEPESPMSKKASSSDHYQAFDQKHLQLQTQQQQQLEMAGDISRSGPSHQQNQSPAKPSQEKRKGAAASERQLDAKTLRRLAQNREAARKSRLRKKAYVQQLESSRIRLSQLEQDLQRARSQGLLLGDCGGSSSISSGAAIFDMEYARWLEEDHRYMSELRTAMQAHLSDGDLRLMVDGYISHYDEIFQLKMVAAKSDIFHLITGMWTTPAERCFLWMGGFRPSDLIKMLISQLDPLTEQQVVGIYSLQHSSQQAEEALSQGLEQLQQSMIETIAAGPVVDGMQQMALALGKLANLEGFVRQADNLRQQTLHQLRRILTVKQAARCFLVIGEYYGRLRTLSSLWTSRPRESMMSDDNSCQTTTDLQMVRPSQNHFPSF, translated from the exons ATGGCGAGCCATAGAGTTGCAAATACTGGGTTTTCAGATTCAGGACCATCGAATCACCATCTCCCTTACACAATTCTTCATGGGATTAATTCTGCATCATCAAGTTTCAT CAATCAAGAAGGGTCTACTTTTGATTTTGGAGAGCTAGAGGAGGCAATTGTGCTGCAAGGGATTAGGAATGATGAATCCAAAGCAC CTTTATTGACATCAACCAGACCTGCAGCAACTCTGGAGATGTTCCCTTCATGGCCAATCAGATTCCAACAAACCCCAAGAGTA CCGAGTTCGAAATCAGGAGGTGAAAGTACTGATTCAGGATCAGCAGCAAATACACTATCAAGTAAAGCTGATCAAGCCACACGGCTAGAGCCAGAATCTCCTATGAGTAAAAAGGCATCTTCTTCAGATCATTATCAGGCTTTTGATCAGAAGCATCTACAGCTTCAAAcccagcagcaacaacaattgGAGATGGCTGGTGATATCTCTAGAAGTGGACCATCACATCAACAGAATCAATCACCTGCTAAACCATCCCAAGAAAAG AGGAAGGGAGCAGCAGCTTCAGAAAGACAGCTTGATGCCAAG ACATTAAGACGTTTGGCTCAAAACAGAGAAGCTGCAAGGAAGAGCCGCCTGAGAAAAAAG GCCTATGTGCAGCAGCTAGAATCCAGTCGAATCAGGCTCTCCCAGCTGGAGCAAGACCTTCAAAGAGCCCGTTCTCAG GGTTTGCTATTGGGGGATTGTGGTGGTAGTTCAAGCATTAGTTCTG gGGCTGCAATATTTGACATGGAATATGCAAGATGGCTGGAGGAGGACCACCGGTACATGTCGGAGCTTCGAACAGCAATGCAGGCACATTTATCCGATGGTGACCTGAGATTAATGGTGGACGGATATATTTCACATTATGATGAAATCTTTCAGTTGAAAATGGTGGCCGCCAAATCCGACATCTTCCACCTCATCACCGGAATGTGGACTACTCCGGCTGAGCGTTGCTTCCTCTGGATGGGCGGATTCCGGCCGTCCGATCTCATCAAG ATGTTAATATCCCAATTAGACCCATTAACGGAGCAACAAGTGGTGGGGATTTATAGCCTCCAACACTCCTCACAGCAAGCAGAAGAGGCTCTGTCACAAGGCCTTGAACAGCTCCAACAGTCCATGATTGAAACAATCGCCGCCGGTCCCGTCGTCGACGGCATGCAACAGATGGCCCTCGCACTCGGCAAACTTGCCAATCTTGAAGGCTTCGTTCGCCAG GCCGATAATTTAAGACAGCAAACCCTCCACCAACTGCGGCGGATATTGACAGTGAAGCAGGCAGCGCGGTGTTTTCTGGTGATCGGAGAATATTATGGAAGGTTAAGAACTCTAAGTTCTCTTTGGACGTCTAGGCCACGAGA
- the LOC120001625 gene encoding transcription factor TGA9-like isoform X4, translated as MIYSTPKRRRLALLTSTRPAATLEMFPSWPIRFQQTPRPSSKSGGESTDSGSAANTLSSKADQATRLEPESPMSKKASSSDHYQAFDQKHLQLQTQQQQQLEMAGDISRSGPSHQQNQSPAKPSQEKRKGAAASERQLDAKTLRRLAQNREAARKSRLRKKAYVQQLESSRIRLSQLEQDLQRARSQGLLLGDCGGSSSISSGAAIFDMEYARWLEEDHRYMSELRTAMQAHLSDGDLRLMVDGYISHYDEIFQLKMVAAKSDIFHLITGMWTTPAERCFLWMGGFRPSDLIKMLISQLDPLTEQQVVGIYSLQHSSQQAEEALSQGLEQLQQSMIETIAAGPVVDGMQQMALALGKLANLEGFVRQADNLRQQTLHQLRRILTVKQAARCFLVIGEYYGRLRTLSSLWTSRPRESMMSDDNSCQTTTDLQMVRPSQNHFPSF; from the exons ATGATTTACTCAACTCCAAAAAGGAGGAGATTAG CTTTATTGACATCAACCAGACCTGCAGCAACTCTGGAGATGTTCCCTTCATGGCCAATCAGATTCCAACAAACCCCAAGA CCGAGTTCGAAATCAGGAGGTGAAAGTACTGATTCAGGATCAGCAGCAAATACACTATCAAGTAAAGCTGATCAAGCCACACGGCTAGAGCCAGAATCTCCTATGAGTAAAAAGGCATCTTCTTCAGATCATTATCAGGCTTTTGATCAGAAGCATCTACAGCTTCAAAcccagcagcaacaacaattgGAGATGGCTGGTGATATCTCTAGAAGTGGACCATCACATCAACAGAATCAATCACCTGCTAAACCATCCCAAGAAAAG AGGAAGGGAGCAGCAGCTTCAGAAAGACAGCTTGATGCCAAG ACATTAAGACGTTTGGCTCAAAACAGAGAAGCTGCAAGGAAGAGCCGCCTGAGAAAAAAG GCCTATGTGCAGCAGCTAGAATCCAGTCGAATCAGGCTCTCCCAGCTGGAGCAAGACCTTCAAAGAGCCCGTTCTCAG GGTTTGCTATTGGGGGATTGTGGTGGTAGTTCAAGCATTAGTTCTG gGGCTGCAATATTTGACATGGAATATGCAAGATGGCTGGAGGAGGACCACCGGTACATGTCGGAGCTTCGAACAGCAATGCAGGCACATTTATCCGATGGTGACCTGAGATTAATGGTGGACGGATATATTTCACATTATGATGAAATCTTTCAGTTGAAAATGGTGGCCGCCAAATCCGACATCTTCCACCTCATCACCGGAATGTGGACTACTCCGGCTGAGCGTTGCTTCCTCTGGATGGGCGGATTCCGGCCGTCCGATCTCATCAAG ATGTTAATATCCCAATTAGACCCATTAACGGAGCAACAAGTGGTGGGGATTTATAGCCTCCAACACTCCTCACAGCAAGCAGAAGAGGCTCTGTCACAAGGCCTTGAACAGCTCCAACAGTCCATGATTGAAACAATCGCCGCCGGTCCCGTCGTCGACGGCATGCAACAGATGGCCCTCGCACTCGGCAAACTTGCCAATCTTGAAGGCTTCGTTCGCCAG GCCGATAATTTAAGACAGCAAACCCTCCACCAACTGCGGCGGATATTGACAGTGAAGCAGGCAGCGCGGTGTTTTCTGGTGATCGGAGAATATTATGGAAGGTTAAGAACTCTAAGTTCTCTTTGGACGTCTAGGCCACGAGA
- the LOC120001625 gene encoding transcription factor TGA9-like isoform X2 — translation MASHRVANTGFSDSGPSNHHLPYTILHGINSASSSFINQEGSTFDFGELEEAIVLQGIRNDESKAPLLTSTRPAATLEMFPSWPIRFQQTPRPSSKSGGESTDSGSAANTLSSKADQATRLEPESPMSKKASSSDHYQAFDQKHLQLQTQQQQQLEMAGDISRSGPSHQQNQSPAKPSQEKRKGAAASERQLDAKTLRRLAQNREAARKSRLRKKAYVQQLESSRIRLSQLEQDLQRARSQGLLLGDCGGSSSISSGAAIFDMEYARWLEEDHRYMSELRTAMQAHLSDGDLRLMVDGYISHYDEIFQLKMVAAKSDIFHLITGMWTTPAERCFLWMGGFRPSDLIKMLISQLDPLTEQQVVGIYSLQHSSQQAEEALSQGLEQLQQSMIETIAAGPVVDGMQQMALALGKLANLEGFVRQADNLRQQTLHQLRRILTVKQAARCFLVIGEYYGRLRTLSSLWTSRPRESMMSDDNSCQTTTDLQMVRPSQNHFPSF, via the exons ATGGCGAGCCATAGAGTTGCAAATACTGGGTTTTCAGATTCAGGACCATCGAATCACCATCTCCCTTACACAATTCTTCATGGGATTAATTCTGCATCATCAAGTTTCAT CAATCAAGAAGGGTCTACTTTTGATTTTGGAGAGCTAGAGGAGGCAATTGTGCTGCAAGGGATTAGGAATGATGAATCCAAAGCAC CTTTATTGACATCAACCAGACCTGCAGCAACTCTGGAGATGTTCCCTTCATGGCCAATCAGATTCCAACAAACCCCAAGA CCGAGTTCGAAATCAGGAGGTGAAAGTACTGATTCAGGATCAGCAGCAAATACACTATCAAGTAAAGCTGATCAAGCCACACGGCTAGAGCCAGAATCTCCTATGAGTAAAAAGGCATCTTCTTCAGATCATTATCAGGCTTTTGATCAGAAGCATCTACAGCTTCAAAcccagcagcaacaacaattgGAGATGGCTGGTGATATCTCTAGAAGTGGACCATCACATCAACAGAATCAATCACCTGCTAAACCATCCCAAGAAAAG AGGAAGGGAGCAGCAGCTTCAGAAAGACAGCTTGATGCCAAG ACATTAAGACGTTTGGCTCAAAACAGAGAAGCTGCAAGGAAGAGCCGCCTGAGAAAAAAG GCCTATGTGCAGCAGCTAGAATCCAGTCGAATCAGGCTCTCCCAGCTGGAGCAAGACCTTCAAAGAGCCCGTTCTCAG GGTTTGCTATTGGGGGATTGTGGTGGTAGTTCAAGCATTAGTTCTG gGGCTGCAATATTTGACATGGAATATGCAAGATGGCTGGAGGAGGACCACCGGTACATGTCGGAGCTTCGAACAGCAATGCAGGCACATTTATCCGATGGTGACCTGAGATTAATGGTGGACGGATATATTTCACATTATGATGAAATCTTTCAGTTGAAAATGGTGGCCGCCAAATCCGACATCTTCCACCTCATCACCGGAATGTGGACTACTCCGGCTGAGCGTTGCTTCCTCTGGATGGGCGGATTCCGGCCGTCCGATCTCATCAAG ATGTTAATATCCCAATTAGACCCATTAACGGAGCAACAAGTGGTGGGGATTTATAGCCTCCAACACTCCTCACAGCAAGCAGAAGAGGCTCTGTCACAAGGCCTTGAACAGCTCCAACAGTCCATGATTGAAACAATCGCCGCCGGTCCCGTCGTCGACGGCATGCAACAGATGGCCCTCGCACTCGGCAAACTTGCCAATCTTGAAGGCTTCGTTCGCCAG GCCGATAATTTAAGACAGCAAACCCTCCACCAACTGCGGCGGATATTGACAGTGAAGCAGGCAGCGCGGTGTTTTCTGGTGATCGGAGAATATTATGGAAGGTTAAGAACTCTAAGTTCTCTTTGGACGTCTAGGCCACGAGA
- the LOC120001625 gene encoding transcription factor TGA9-like isoform X3, whose protein sequence is MIYSTPKRRRLALLTSTRPAATLEMFPSWPIRFQQTPRVPSSKSGGESTDSGSAANTLSSKADQATRLEPESPMSKKASSSDHYQAFDQKHLQLQTQQQQQLEMAGDISRSGPSHQQNQSPAKPSQEKRKGAAASERQLDAKTLRRLAQNREAARKSRLRKKAYVQQLESSRIRLSQLEQDLQRARSQGLLLGDCGGSSSISSGAAIFDMEYARWLEEDHRYMSELRTAMQAHLSDGDLRLMVDGYISHYDEIFQLKMVAAKSDIFHLITGMWTTPAERCFLWMGGFRPSDLIKMLISQLDPLTEQQVVGIYSLQHSSQQAEEALSQGLEQLQQSMIETIAAGPVVDGMQQMALALGKLANLEGFVRQADNLRQQTLHQLRRILTVKQAARCFLVIGEYYGRLRTLSSLWTSRPRESMMSDDNSCQTTTDLQMVRPSQNHFPSF, encoded by the exons ATGATTTACTCAACTCCAAAAAGGAGGAGATTAG CTTTATTGACATCAACCAGACCTGCAGCAACTCTGGAGATGTTCCCTTCATGGCCAATCAGATTCCAACAAACCCCAAGAGTA CCGAGTTCGAAATCAGGAGGTGAAAGTACTGATTCAGGATCAGCAGCAAATACACTATCAAGTAAAGCTGATCAAGCCACACGGCTAGAGCCAGAATCTCCTATGAGTAAAAAGGCATCTTCTTCAGATCATTATCAGGCTTTTGATCAGAAGCATCTACAGCTTCAAAcccagcagcaacaacaattgGAGATGGCTGGTGATATCTCTAGAAGTGGACCATCACATCAACAGAATCAATCACCTGCTAAACCATCCCAAGAAAAG AGGAAGGGAGCAGCAGCTTCAGAAAGACAGCTTGATGCCAAG ACATTAAGACGTTTGGCTCAAAACAGAGAAGCTGCAAGGAAGAGCCGCCTGAGAAAAAAG GCCTATGTGCAGCAGCTAGAATCCAGTCGAATCAGGCTCTCCCAGCTGGAGCAAGACCTTCAAAGAGCCCGTTCTCAG GGTTTGCTATTGGGGGATTGTGGTGGTAGTTCAAGCATTAGTTCTG gGGCTGCAATATTTGACATGGAATATGCAAGATGGCTGGAGGAGGACCACCGGTACATGTCGGAGCTTCGAACAGCAATGCAGGCACATTTATCCGATGGTGACCTGAGATTAATGGTGGACGGATATATTTCACATTATGATGAAATCTTTCAGTTGAAAATGGTGGCCGCCAAATCCGACATCTTCCACCTCATCACCGGAATGTGGACTACTCCGGCTGAGCGTTGCTTCCTCTGGATGGGCGGATTCCGGCCGTCCGATCTCATCAAG ATGTTAATATCCCAATTAGACCCATTAACGGAGCAACAAGTGGTGGGGATTTATAGCCTCCAACACTCCTCACAGCAAGCAGAAGAGGCTCTGTCACAAGGCCTTGAACAGCTCCAACAGTCCATGATTGAAACAATCGCCGCCGGTCCCGTCGTCGACGGCATGCAACAGATGGCCCTCGCACTCGGCAAACTTGCCAATCTTGAAGGCTTCGTTCGCCAG GCCGATAATTTAAGACAGCAAACCCTCCACCAACTGCGGCGGATATTGACAGTGAAGCAGGCAGCGCGGTGTTTTCTGGTGATCGGAGAATATTATGGAAGGTTAAGAACTCTAAGTTCTCTTTGGACGTCTAGGCCACGAGA